Below is a genomic region from Candidatus Polarisedimenticolia bacterium.
AAGGACTCGACGAGATTGCCGCGGTGGGTGAGAAGTTCGACCCGATGCTCCACGAAGCGGTGGAGACCCGGGTCGTGGATGGGCTCGAGGATGGAATCGTCCTGGAGGATCTGCGCAAAGGGTATCGCTTCCAGGGTCAGCTGCTGCGTCCGAGCCTGGTAAGGGTGTCGGCCAGGGGCGGCAAGGAGAAACCCGCGATCCCGTAAGCGGGGGAGGCGCGAGAACCACATGGGCAAAGTCATCGGCATCGATCTGGGGACGACGAACTGCTGCGTCGCGGTGATGGAAGGGGGCGTTCCGCAGGTAGTCCCCAACAAGGACGGAGGGCGCACGACCCCCTCGATCGTGGGATTCACCGAGAAGGGGGAGCGTCTCGTCGGCCAGATCGCCAAGCGCCAGGCGGTGACCAACCCGAGGAACACCATCTACGCGGTCAAGCGGCTCATCGGCCGGAAGTTCAAGTCCCCCGAGGTGCAGAACGCCCTGCGCTTCCTTCCGTACGAGGTCACCGAGGCGGCCAACGGCGACGTGCGAGTGCGGGTCCGTGACCGCGACTACTCGCCGCCGGAGATCTCGGCGATGGTGCTGGCCAAGCTGAAGGAGATGGGCGAGGAGTTCCTCGAGGACGAGATCTCAGAGGCGATCATCACCGTGCCGGCCTATTTCGACGACAGCCAGCGACAGGCCACCAAGGATGCCGGGAGGATCGCCGGGCTCAAAGTGTCGCGCATCATCAACGAGCCGACCGCCGCTTCTCTGGCCTATCGCCTCAGCGAGCAGGCCGAGAAGCGCATCGTGGTCTACGACCTGGGAGGGGGAACCTTCGACGTCTCGATCCTGCAGCTGGGGGACGGAGTGTTCGAGGTGAAGTCCACCAGCGGCGACACCTTCCTGGGAGGCGAGGACTTCGACCAGCGCATCGTCGACTGGCTGCTCGGCGAGTTCCAGAGGAAGGAAGGAATCGACCTGAAGGGGGACCGCCTGGCGCTGCAGCGGTTGAAGGAGGCGGCGGAGAAGAGCAAGTGCGAGCTCTCGCTGGAGAGCCGCTCCGAAATCAACCTGCCCTTCATCGCGGCCGACGCCAAGGGACCGAAGCATCTCAATTGCGTGCTGACGCGCGAGCAGTTCGAGGAGCTGGTGGCGGACCTGGTGGAGAAGACCCGCCCGCCCTGCCTGGAGGCGCTGAAGCTGGCCGGTC
It encodes:
- the dnaK gene encoding molecular chaperone DnaK, with the protein product MGKVIGIDLGTTNCCVAVMEGGVPQVVPNKDGGRTTPSIVGFTEKGERLVGQIAKRQAVTNPRNTIYAVKRLIGRKFKSPEVQNALRFLPYEVTEAANGDVRVRVRDRDYSPPEISAMVLAKLKEMGEEFLEDEISEAIITVPAYFDDSQRQATKDAGRIAGLKVSRIINEPTAASLAYRLSEQAEKRIVVYDLGGGTFDVSILQLGDGVFEVKSTSGDTFLGGEDFDQRIVDWLLGEFQRKEGIDLKGDRLALQRLKEAAEKSKCELSLESRSEINLPFIAADAKGPKHLNCVLTREQFEELVADLVEKTRPPCLEALKLAGLKPEQIDEVLLVGGQTRTPKVIETVRSIFGREPSRDKNPEEVVGIGAAIQGAILQGEVKDMVLLDVTPLSLGIETRGGMFTKLIDRNTTIPTRKAKIFTTVVDNQAKVEVNVLQGEREIASYNKSLGRFELVGIPPAPKGVPQIDVTFDIDSNGIVHVSARDQATGREQKIVVTPSGGLSEKEITEIIEDAKKNADADRRKAELSRVQARLEGLLESNLKSFNEFGSLLDTEKQGTVRRILENARRALQGSSISESTKCLEKLGEASAILTEVILYNPAGGAKAAAGGGGSEPEAGEA